In the genome of Populus trichocarpa isolate Nisqually-1 chromosome 6, P.trichocarpa_v4.1, whole genome shotgun sequence, one region contains:
- the LOC7470707 gene encoding abscisic acid receptor PYL2, which produces MDANHAPPVPQGLTQEEYVELKPLIDTYHKFGAAVPNTCTSLITQRIDAPAHVVWPFVRRFDNPQKYKHFIKSCKMSAGDGGVGSIREVTVVSGIPASTSTERLEILDDENHILSFRVVGGEHRLNNYKSVTSVNEFNKEDKVYTIVLESYIVDIPDGNTVEDTEMFVDTVVKLNLQKLAVVANTALHGHE; this is translated from the coding sequence ATGGATGCTAATCACGCCCCACCAGTACCACAAGGCTTAACCCAAGAAGAGTATGTGGAGCTGAAGCCCTTGATTGACACATACCACAAATTTGGGGCAGCAGTACCCAACACATGCACGTCCCTCATAACCCAACGTATTGATGCGCCAGCTCATGTTGTGTGGCCCTTTGTTCGTAGGTTTGATAACCCACAAAAATACAAGCACTTCATCAAGAGTTGCAAAATGAGTGCTGGTGACGGTGGTGTAGGCAGCATAAGAGAGGTCACAGTTGTTTCTGGGATACCAGCTTCCACAAGCACTGAAAGGCTAGAGATTTTGGATGATGAGAATCATATTTTAAGCTTTAGGGTTGTTGGGGGCGAGCATCGGCTAAACAATTATAAGTCTGTTACATCAGTTAATGAGTTTAACAAGGAAGACAAGGTCTACACTATTGTTTTGGAGTCATATATTGTGGACATACCAGACGGCAATACAGTTGAAGATACAGAGATGTTTGTGGACACTGTTGTGAAGTTGAATCTTCAAAAGCTGGCAGTGGTTGCCAATACAGCTCTGCATGGACACGAGTGA